Part of the Epinephelus fuscoguttatus linkage group LG24, E.fuscoguttatus.final_Chr_v1 genome, aacaAGCCATGTAATTCTATTAAAAAGCTGGCTACTGTAGTTTTGAGCAAAAACAACTATACCAGGaggaaattaaacatttctggGGGGACTATTTTAGGTGGCGGATTAACACACAAAATACTAAATCAGAAATCTTAAGAAAAGTGTCCgatatttatcatattttggttTTAAGACAGGCTCtgtaatttcctaaaacagtGGGACACTGCAAAAACAACTAAAACAAGAGGACACTGTGAATTTTTtgggggactattttcagcagcggattAACACACAAAATACTGAATCATAAACCTTAAAACAAGTGTGAGATATTCATcatattttggttttaaaacaggCCATGTAATTCTATTAAAAAGCTGGctactgtagtttttagcaaaaaCAACTATACCAGGAGggaattaaacattttttggggggactattttcagtggcggATTGACACACAAAATACTAAATCATAAACCTTCAAAAAAGTGTccaatatttaacatattttattcTAATTAGTGTAATTTCCCTGGCTACTGtagtttttcacaaaaacagcTAAAACAGGACACTgcgcatttgttggggactattttcagcggtGGAATAACACGCAAACTACTAAAGAATAAATGTTCAGACAGTGACACAGATAAtagtttcatttttatagaacGGGCTCTGATAAATCCTTCAACAGCTGGctactgtagtttttagcagAAACACCTATAACAGAAAGAAATTAAGCATTTTTggggggactattttcagcggcgGATTCACACACAAGATATTAAAACATAAACCTTCAAAAAAGTGTgagatatttatatatatttcctTAAACAACTGGATAAGAGAAGTAAACTACACATTTTGGGGATTTTCAGTGGCGGATTTACACATTTGGTTCTTGATGACACCATGCAGTATTAACTGCAGTGTAAAACTTGTTAAAGCGATCAGGTGTTGCTCTTTTAATGCTGGAAATAAGAAATACATATTAAATATTTGTGGTTATACATGGTGGTGGTGCGACTGGCTATAAAGCGTAGCAGAAACACAGGTGGAGAGATGTGGAATATATGTTTGGCTTCACCTAAACGAGACGTAATGAGCAGCAGGGCCGGGGTCAGCTCACTTTGATGCGTGAATTGAAAGTGAATGTAATTAACATAATAATGAGAAGACTTCATCCACAGCGGTTTCTGTATATGAGAAAAGAAAGATTCCCACTTCTCCTCGTGACTCGGGCCGCGGCGCTGCCAAGCAAACCTCACTGTTTGTTCTCTGTGAATAAACATGAAGCGCTGAGGGTTTGGTACTCTGTAATTTGGCTACTTTTATTCGAGCAGGGTCATTTTCAAGAGAAATTACAAATTAAGAATTCAATAATACTTTTACAAAGACATTTCAGGAAAGATTCTTCTTCAGTCATGATATCATACATAGTATTTAACAGTccctcttcattttttttagcttaaaaaaagaaacaaagatgaAGAAAGTGGAATTTTTTCAGTCGAAAATACAGTGTTTTCACAATTGTATAAAAGTTCCCAAATTTGGAATTTTCCAGTAActggaaaataaaggaaataaaataaaataagattaaacTTCGCATTTCACAATGtttcaaaacacaataaatgCTCTCTTTACGTAAAATTTGCCCCTATGATCGACACCATGTTCCTTTTTACtaaaatatatctatatattgAAGAACTATAGTACTGTACACAAcagtatgaaataaataaaattaggaAATATAAAATGGGCcacataaataatgttttttttttttttttaaaacctacaAATAAAACGAATGcaatttgttgttttcagaaaaaaaaatgtttggtgtAATACTGacaaagttaaaaagaaaaaaataaagaaactgagaaaacaTTGCACAACATAATGTAAACTAAGGAACTGCTGCCTATAAGTCTTAATACTGACACGGATGCTTCAAAGAACAACGGTGAACCATTTCATAATACTGAAGCTGGTGAACAAAAGTAACCTTCCTTTTACACAATACGAGGGTGGCACttgcagaaaacacacaggtTAAAAGGTTTGCATATAAGGCTTCTTTTTTCTTATCAAAAAACACCTTACAAAGGCTTCGtccttcatttttttcccccataccATCTGTCCATAAACTGTATTTTCCCTTAAAACGAAGGTCTCTTTGAAACGTCATCCTTCATACagtcttttttgtttaaattccTTCATTTGATTCAAGAAGAGGCCTAAAATAGTGTGGCTGGAGATGTTTGTGGCCGGGCAACATGGCAAAACTAAAGACAACAccgtaggtaggtaggtaggtaggtaggtgaTAACAAAGGTAATATCGAAGGACTGTAGTGCAGACACTACTGCTCTTTTTCCAACactgtataaatatatacataggcaatactttttattatttttgttcatGATTATAGAAGCGGAGTGCAATTTGTACAAGTCACTAGTTGTGCTATAAATACTATGGAACACAGGGGGTTTATTTGAGGAGGTTAGCACCACACATATTTTTAGGCCTTAGTACTGTACATTTTTtgaaatgtattcatttattcattgttCGGTTTGCATAATGCAGCTTATTTCACAAACCCATGCCTCCCTTCCCTCGACGCCTCCTCCAGATTGATTTTTGAGTCCATGTCTTGTTCGGCAGACATCTtcacccccccctccccctcccctccacccGAGGAGTCTGTCAAAGAAAGCTTCCCGGAAGCTTCAGGCACGTGCACGTACGGCTTAAAACACGGTGTTTTAAACCGAGCAGGTAAGAATACTGAACCGAAAGAGAGAAACTTAAAACTCTTAAGATGGGAAGCTTTTGAAACGCCGCCGCCGTTGTCATCGCCGATTACATGCCATCCTCCATCGTGTCCTCGTGATCCGATTTGGTTTCCGTTTTGCCGTCCAGCGAGCTATCGTCCATCGAGTGCTCTCCGTTCTCCTCCTCGTCCCTCAACGTGTCCGGGTCCGTGTCCATGCtcttgctctcctcctcctcctcctcaaactCGTCGTCCCTCCGTCCGATCTTCGCGTACGTTCCGTccacttccttccttccctctctgATCCCTCCGTTCACGGCGTCGTGCCTCAGGATGGCCTCGCGCTCCGCCAGCTCCGGGTAACCCTGAGGAGTCATGCCCTGCAAGTACGCCCGGCTCATGAGCAGCTCCGTGGGCTCCAGGTGGCCCTTCTCGCGGGCCTCCCGCTCGGCCGCCTCCCGCTCCTCGGCCTCCCTCTTGCAGTAGGAGTAGCGGTGGTTCATGTGCTGCGAGTAGGAGCCCGAGTGGGAGAACCTCTTCCCGCACTTGTCGCACTGGTAAGGCTTCTCCCCCGAGTGCAGTCTGGAGTGCTCGATGAgatggtgtttgtgtttgaaggCTTTCTTGCAGATCTGGCACTGGTGCGGCCTCTTGCCTgcggagacacaaaacacagagcGGGGACGTGAGTGGCCTGCCTCGCTCTGTCCTGCTGCTACAACAAATCACACAAGTCAGAGGAAAGCAAAAAACGTTGAGGAAAAACTCTGATGAATTGGATGGCATGGAGTAAAATGACATCACGGAGCATTAAATCCAACTTTGACTTACGACTTAGGGCTATTTGTTTATTCAAATTGCGAGCGCGATGAGAAAGTGCGCTCGCATTCATGGGCCTACATTATGGAAATTCCCTCCCGTGGTTAAAGCATGGAGAAACTCAACCACAACTACTTATTTTAGGCCTGCGTGCCACGCTGATGAATGCAACATAAATAAACTactgcaaagcaaacaaacagaaggCGCGACAAAGGAGTAAACAAATCCGAGATGTGCTGCTGgtggggggaggagaggggggaggcTCCGAGGGGTTGCCCTGCTTATCTCCAAACACAATTCAAGTTCATGGTGACGCCTGGCCCTCCATTAGGTTTTGGGCTGGGGCTCCTCTGTCTACCAAATGTGACGGGACGCTTCGGATGCCAAGGCAGAAATGAGAAACCCAAGCTGGCCACAAGGGCAGGGTGAGATAGTTTTATGACACGGGGCCATAAACTGTCTGGCTAAATAAATGTCCTCCGGCTTGTAATGTGGCCacacggctgctgctgctgctgcactccaAAACTTAAACGAGCTTCTTCACTCAGGGTTGCTTTCAAAGTTACCTGCGTTTGTGCctaaaaaaaactcccactcCTAACTTTCCAAACATCTGACTCTGGCTCCTTCTTCCCCACTCACTGCTGCTCAGCACGTGTGGAAATATGGCTGCCTGCCTCGCACAAATCACATGACTCCCCTCTGACACCGGAGCCCACCAGCCAACAGGCTTTCAAACTGCACTTCTGTCCAACATCTGGCCGGTTCAACTGCACTTCAGAGCCTCGTAATattgttaaaaacaacacacagcgACGCGAACATGAAAGCGTCGCGCTCGGAGATGCAGGGGCGTTGTGCAGATAACgcaccccctttttttttttttttttttaaaagagttCATCGCACTGTTCTGACGGTGCACCCTCCCTCCCTTTTATGTCCGACCAGATAACATGAAGGCTGCATAAAGCACCGAGCGCTCTGCTACAGATAGCGgataaaataaatgatgcaACCTAGTGAAAGAGGATCTCTGTATAATAACTATAATGAAAGACTTGTTATCAGCGCTCTGAAGCTTCTGAGCACTACTCCGCTGATGTGATCTATCGCCAATAATGGGGCCGATAAAGGCATTAGGGGCCTTTTGCCGGCTTTATATATCTAGGTGAATTGATGTGTGTCTTTTAAGATAGCAAAATGGTTAATACAGCAGGATATGATTGGAAAATAAAGAGTACAATGACTTGAAAAGATAGCTCCCTGTGCTTGCCTACCTGCATTAATTACACATTACACGTTTAAGGAACAATCTCACATGGATATTTTAGAGAAGAACACACAAAGCTTCAAACACGTCACAAAGTCAAACTTTCTCGTCTGAGATCTACTCAATCGTTGGCATCCTGTCAATGAAGAAGCAAGTTAGGTGTCGGTTTACATATACAACTTAAGGGTcaaacagagagggaaagaaggagaaaaagggggggtaacataaaatatatatattcatactGAGAGGATTcggaaacacaaacatttaaaacataaaaaaaagcaatgGGGTTTAAAATAAGGGTCTAGAACagtatatacctgtgtgttcaTATTTGTGTCTTAGAAGGGAACTGCTCTTCTGGAATGTTTTGTCGCACAAGTCACACGCGTACATACCACTTTCGGTCTTCTTAATCTTCTTCCGCGACAGACAGGAGTCGGGGTCTGTCATGTCGTCCAGCCCTGACATGTAATCTGGTGTACCGTCGAGCAGGTCCCCCTTGACAatcagagagaaaataaaaaagagaaaacaagaaattaTAATGAATTGGGTGCATGACAAAGGGCTGCAGtgcatttattaaatgtttaattcaCTTACTTTAGCTTTAGTGTTAGCTTGAGCTAGCTTGATGTTCAAtcatatgttacatttttagtACATTTCTTAGTTTATTAACTATAAAATTGACTTCTATATACAGTAAGGTCATTTATAGACAATTCCAAAAGAAGAAAAGCTGGAATCAGCTACAAAATTAGTTATGTTACCTTAAGTTTTAGCTTGAGCTAGCCTGAGTGTTAGCAtatgttaaatttgtttatAATTTTAGTACATTTCTCACTTAATTTACTCCAGGAAGCTAAATAATCtctaaaaataacttcaaaataCAGTAAGGTCATTAATAGACAatttcagaagaagaaaagctgGGGTTAGCGACAAAATGTAGTCACGTTAGCTTTAGTTTTAGCTTAATCTAGTATGTGTGTAGTCATATGTTAATTTTCTTTACAATTTTAGCACATTTATTAGTTTACTAACTCTAGAAAGCTCAATAATATCTAAAAATGACAATTAGAtacagtaatgttttttttgtaaataagtTCAACGGGAAGAAAAGCTGTGGTTAGCAACAAAATCTACTTACTTTAGctttagcttagcctagcatgTGTGTAATCATATGTTaaatttctttacaattttTATACATTTCTTAGTTAATTAACTCCAGGAAGCTCAATAAtctgtaaaaatgacaattataTACAGTAACGTTCTTTTGTAAATAAGTTCAACAGGAAGAAAAGCTGCGGTTAGCAACAAAATGTAGTTACTTTAGCTTTATCTTGAGCTAGCttaagtgtgtatgtgttaaatttctttacaattttTGTACATTTCTTGGTTTATTAACTCCAGGAAGCTACATAACCTCTAAAAATGACTTATATATACAGTAAGGTCGTTTGTAAACAAGTTCAACAAAAAGAATAGCTGCAATTTGTGACAAAATTTAGTTATGTTAGTTTAACTTTTTGGCTTGAGCTAGCTTGAGTGTAAGTGTATGTTAAATTTCCTTacaattttaacacatttattaGTTTATTAACTCTAGAAAGCTCAATAATCTCTAAAAATGACCATTATAAACAGTAAGGTTCTTTTGTAAATAAGTTCAACAGGAAGAAAAGCTGCGGTTAGCGACAAAATGTAGTTACTTTAGCTTGAGCTAGCTTCAGTGTAAGCACATGTTAAATTTCTTTCCAATTTTTGTACATTTCTCAGTTAATTAAGTCAAGGAAGCTACATAATCTCTAAAAATGACTTCCATATACAGTAAGGTTGTAAATAActtcaacaaaaagaaaagctaCAATTTAGTTACGTTAGCTTAACTTTTTTGGCTTGAGCTAGCTTGAGTGTAAGTATAGGTTAAATTTCTTTACAATTTCGGTCATTTTCTTAGTTTATTAACTCTAGAAAGCCCAATATTCTTTAAGTGTTCTGTAAACATTAAGTTTAACAAGAAGAAAAGCTGCAATTAGCGACAAAATTTAGTTATTTTCGATTTAGCTTTAGCTTAAACTAGCTTGCGTAGAAGCATATCTTAAATTCTTTTGCAATTTAAGTTCAAATCTTAGTTATTAACTCTAGAAAGCTATATCAACTCTCAGTATAACTTCTACATACAATAATGTGGTTTGTAAACAAGTATAACAAGAAGAAAAGCTGTAGTTTGCACAAAATTTAGCTACTTTAGCTTTGGCTCAAGCTTTAGCTAGCTTTGATGTAGAAGTGTATAGCACGTTTCTTATTTGATTAACTCCAGAAAGCTTTGTAATTTCTCAACATGACTTCTATACACAATAATGTCAACTGTAGACAAGttcaacaagaaaaaaagttgcTATTAGCGACAACATTTACTCACTTAAGCAACACTCTAGCATGATGTAGAAGCTACGTTAAATTACTTCACATTTTTAGTACATTTTTTTAGTATATGAACTCTAGAAAACTATCTAATCTCTTAATATGACATTATAGGGATgttcaacaaaaagaaaagctgcTTAGCAACAAAATTTACCCACTTTATCTTTGGTGTTAGCTTAATCTAGCTTGCAGTAGAAAGTACATTACGTTTTTCAGTCATTTCTTGCATGATTAAGTATAGAAAGCTTTATCTTTTGACATAACTTCTATACACAGTAAGATAATTTGTAGACAAGGTCAGCAGAAAGATATCTGTGGTCATTTGCTTGATGCTAATCATTAGcaacacaaaaccacacaaaaAAGCAGTTTAAAAGTGGCGGGAATCACTGGATGCCCTGATTttatcaaattattattatgagtTCAAAATTTTCAATCtcatttcagttatttttattgcagcaaaatatatGTAGTGGACAGAAAAAGGAATTTATTTCATGATTGTAGTAGGTGACCAAAAGCTTAATATTGATAGTttatacaattaaaaaatatatacttatactgttacagaaaaatgtcacGATTCGAttctgtatcagtttaatactttaaattatttaaaaaacgACAAAGTATTTTATGAATGTACGTCATTATATGCAATTATATGACGCATAAGTGTGCAAATGTTGTGTTAATCTCAATAAAAGCCACTTAATGTTTAAAGAAATCACCTCCTGTGTTCTTGGATAAAGCAGTAAACTGAAGCGTTCCTCCCAAACAATCACACTATGCTTCATGTTctcatgcatttttaattacCAGCACATACCAGCGTTGATTTCTTATAAAACTTTCAGCTCCGCCGTAATATCGCCCATCTATAACTGACATGCTCCCCATTATGAAACTCCGCCGTAATGGTGTATTCAGTGTGGTCTCATTTTGTACAGGAGTGTTAATTCTGCAGATTCCCTTTAAAAATTCTCTTTTATGATGAAGATTAGTCTCAAACATGAACAATATTACAACATTAGAGGCGGCAGAGTGAGCCATTCTTGAAATTGCAAACTCATATAATGATTAAAATCTGAAGGTGCACCTTAATGGCCAATATTGAGCCAGCAAAGCTTCCTTcaatgagcatgtgtgtgtgtgtgtgtgtgtgtgtgataatgtgAGGACAGCTCTGCACTGTGTTTTAAGAAGGGACCACTATCACTCTGCAATCAATTTGAACTAAACGCCCGTAgctgtatttttaaaatctaatttaataACTTAGAATAGGAAACATTATTAatactttttttcatcaaaatgGTTCCCTCTATGTTAAACAGCCTTCAGCATTCAGTGGTAATGAACATGGAGACTGTGCATTATTAATCCACATGTAGGAGCTCATTTTGGCTGTGGCTCTCTTTAAAATGCAGCAAAGTTGCGATGGGAAATTTCGGAGAAGTGCACAGCTCCGGGGCTCACctttgtcatttttacaaaGGCCTTTCACCCATATTTAATAACAAAATATCTGAGTTCAGGCCAGCGCTGGAGGAGGACTGGAGTCAGGAGCATTAATGTATtccacacacagcagagggGAGAATTTACAGTGGAGAGTGGTAACAATTACGGCTTTATTGAGATGAGATTTTAGGGCCAATATCGTTCCTGTTATTTATTTGAACCTGATGCTGTTTGATGTTTTGCGCCAGTGTGTTCTTTTATGCGTAAATCGGAGCTTTTTGAATTAAAACGTGCAGATATTCAGGGTTGAGATTGAAATCTAGGCTAGACAGCTGCAAAAAATACATACTGGATTCCAACTAATGATTACTAATCAGCAGAAAGCATTGTGAAATAATTGTTTGTCAGAAAGTACCTCGATTTATAAATCAGAAAGTCGAATATTTGTCTTCTTTGCCAGATAAGGTCTAAAATGACTGATCAATCACCAAAAAGGTTCATTAACTAGAAACTCGAAACTCTAAAATGCCCCGTCTTCTCCATGACACCACTAACTACACTTCACTTCTGCCCACCCCGGGGGTCGTGCCACAGATGTTTATCTCCATCTCCTCTGCCAGCTCACTCCACCTCAGGTGAGCGTTTAACTCTCCTGACTCTGAAGTCGGTTTTAATTAGTACAGAAATGAGTTCAGATCATTTTAGGGAGTCTGAGTGAGCCTGGGGCTTTTGCAAAAACCACAGGTGGCTTATTTACCTGGAAACCTGGTTTCCGCTGGTACTTTCTCCTCTGCTGCATCTCGGCAAAGGTAGCTGCCCCTGCTGCGTAAGTGTAGGCCATGTGTGGTAGGAAGCCCATTTGATCCATGCCCGGGTAGGGCCTAAGACCCGGTATGCTGGCCTGCATCGGGGGCATGAATGTGGCAGGTGGGAAAGCGCTCTGAGGTGGAAGTGACGTGTACAGGGGTTTGGCAGCGAACGGGTTAATGCCGAAGATGGGGCTAGTGCTTTTTTCAAGGTTTCCGTTGTTGGTAGAGCCTGAGAATTCCTTCTTGAGATAGGCCAAGTTCAAAGGCTCTTCGAAGTGCTCTCGAGGAGAGGGGATGCTGTTATGGTCAATGGTAATGCTGTTGACTTTCGGTCTGCTTTTGACAGTCAGTGCATGCTTGGGTTCCTTCATTAGTCTCGGCAGAGAGAGGTCCAGCGGCTCAGCCTGCAGGTCTTCTGAAGTCAAGCTGTTTGGAGTGTAGGAGCTGCTGTGAGAGTTTTTGGAAGATGTGGAGGACAGATTTAGCGGGGAGGGGGTGTTGCTGCGGGAGTGGTCCAACTTTTCACCTGTGGGTTTGGCGCTGTTGCCGTACTGGTGGTTTTTCAAATGTCTGAGCGGGTTGTCACAGTTGTTTACGTTGTTATGGAGCTCTGCTATGGAGGGGGACGTGATGGGGTCAGTAGGTTTCATTAGAGACACAGGTGACCTAGCTGCCATAGAGTCTTTTGGTGGAGTGTGGTGGTTATTTGTTCCGACAACCATATCCATGTTGTTCCTGTGCTCTAGTGGTGGGGTTCTGTTGGTGCCGTACTGGTACATCTTCCGCTGCTCGAACCACTCCTTGACGAATTCCTGAGGAAGGCCGACCGCTATGGAAATCTTGAGCAGCTCCTCCGAGTTGGGCTCCATGTTCATGGCAAAATATGCCTTCAGCACAGACATGTGGTCCCTGTAAGGGTTAAGGGGCCCAGTGAGTCCCTTCTCAGACAACATGGAGGAGGATAAGTGGGTGTTCTTCTCCATGAATATCCCTGGTTTGTTGGGCATCAAATTCTCACTGGGCTGCAGCACGGCTTTGATCTCCTCGTTCATTTTACACAGGTAGCGTTCATGCTGATGCAAAGGTATTGGCCCGGTGAAGGTTTCTTTGCAATATTGGCAAGCATAAGgtgtaaacatgttattttCCTGCACCTTCTCCTCGACACCTCCTTCAAGCATGTGGTTGGATTTCTCTCGTTTGATATTGCTAATCTGTCTCTTTGAGTCTGTTGTCAAGCTCTGGAGGCAGGCTTTGGCTTCGTTCACTTTTTCTAACGTGTAGTCAATGATGCTTTTGGTGGCGCCGTTGTGATTGACAAGTGGAAGACCGACCTGACTCCCCGTCGAAGTCAGCACCTGTTTCTGCTCTTCCACCTGGGACCCCAGCTCCTTCATGTAGGCCTTGAGCTTGGAGAGCTCCTCGGGCTTGCAGTCCATTTTCTGCCTGCACACAGTGTTGTCCACGATCTGGAGAACCTTCTGCACCTCGCTCAGGTTGTTCGCCAGCGGGCCCGGGTAGCACAGGAGCTGCGACTCGAGCCCGGCCATCCCGAGGTGCTGCAAGGGGCTCTGGGCCGTCGAGTTGTGGTGGACCCCCAGCGGGCTGTTCCCTCCCATGCCTCCGTTCATGAACGGCCCGGGAGCGCCGAATCCGTGAGACGCCATCATCAGCTTGTAGTCGTTGAAGTCCAGCGGCTCCGTCTTGATGCTCAAGTGGTTGTTGTGTTCGGGGAGGCCAAGCGGCTTGCCGTTCTCCAGCTTCTGCCGCAGCTGGGTGATGGCGGAGTTGGTGGgcgaggaggaggcggaggtcGGGGAGGAGCCTGTCTTCATGTTGCTGCGCATCCTGCCGTTGACAGCGATCAGGCCGATGCACTTTTTGCTGCTGATGTGGGAGCTGTAGGAGCCCGAGTGGGAGAAACGCTTCTTGCAGTTGGGGCACTCGTACGGTTTTTcacctgaaacaaacaaacaaaaatgattgtAAAATGGCTGACATGAATAATATCATCAAAGTAGAAGCTTGTTTCATGCCGTTTATCTATTGCGAACAGTGCCTACattgatatttttgtttattgtgacCTCATTTCTTGGAGTATCTTCATGTGCTTTGTATCCCTAAACTCTGTACAAGCTGAGCTAAAAGGTTATGGAAGTCAATAAACTATAAGAATTGATTAAAGTACTGAAATTGTTTGTTACTCTAATTTGAAGGAATTTGAAAGAAATTACGAAATTAGGACAATCTGACATGTTTTTTCCATCAGATTTTcgaaaataaacacactaaactTATGGatccaaaatattttaaaatgtagaaacataaataaaatatttcttaacACTCCAGACGTTATTTGAAGTATGTACATTAATTAGTTTTTCCagatatgctcatttttatgagcaaaGCGCAAAGGCGTTGAGGTACATTCATTGTTCATTCCTCTGGTGCGTGTGCACGTTCTTGCGTGGCTTTGCACCACATATCATTACAAGCGTGCAGCATGATGACGTGGAAGACAGaggccttagctttctgctgcaaaaagaataatTGCTCTAGCtgttatgatttttattttagagGAATATAAAACAGGATTATGCGAACAACGTCCTCCCGCAGCTATTGTGGGGAAAATCCCGTGAAAATGCCCACATAAGTATGGCCAAATACTACATTTGCACCACACGCAGGGTAAGGTAACGTGAGGTAATGACATGATGAAGAAGGCAGAGGCCTTTGCTTTCAGCTGTGTTATGGTTCCTTTTTTAGATTGATTTAAACAGGATCATGCAAAGAACGATCTCCCACCCAGAGGGTTTAAGGTTTtgcaaaatattacaaatattacTTGCaattcaaagtgttttacataGATACAGGGaggtattaatacataaaaaaagagaatgaaGTAAAACGAATCAGATAAATTAATATAAAAGGAATGCAGGAAAGTTGCAGTGCAGTATCAAATTGCCAGAAATTTactgaaaatacaataaaagtttGGAGGACAAAATTAAGCAATCAGAAAAAGCCTTCAGAGCCAACTCGGCCTCTTCGATGGGCATTGTTCCTGACAAATAAGCTAATAACTGTAATGAATTTTGCTGAtatgcttcacacacatacgCATTTCTAAGCAAATATTGTACTTGGCACCGGCGCTGATTCTTAACACAGCAGAGTTCAGTGTCCATCAACAGCAGGGAGGGtccaaaataaaccaaaagGAATTTCTGCACATTCATGGCGTTCTTAAATCATGCTTATGAATATTCAAAAAGGCAGGGCGGCATTCCTCCCGCGACTCACCGCTATGAATCCGGAGGTGTTCCTTCAGATGGTGCTTGTATTTGAAGGCCTTGCCACACTCGGTGCATTTGAACTTGCGGTTGCCGGCCGCTTGGTTGAGCAGTTGGTGCTgcgggagggaggaagagaaaaagagagggatgCGCGTTGAGAAGAAAATGCACAAACATCGTGGGGGTGAGAGTTCAGTAAATAATCACAATCGGTCGGCATGACAACAAGCAACAAGCCAAAGCGGCTCCTGTCGCCAGCGGAGCATCTTGGCTTTCTACTCCCACCTCTCGTCGAGCGACTACAGGCAGCGGCGGCGGTGATAACAGAGAGAATCACATACCTTTTAATTTCCTGGCTCCTCAGCCAAAGGAGGCATGCCTTTAGAATTTGGCAGCCCAGAAAATAGAATCAATGAAAGAGTCTTTTTAGAGCGTTTCCCCTTCATTAGAAGCGCCGATCTGATCTACTTTTCATTAATTTGGGCCTAATCAGTCTGAAAGGTATTCAGAATCATCTGCGGGCTCTTTCACCCTGCATACCTGTATTCACACCATCTGAATTACACTTTGTACTCCTTTCAAATGCCTTACAGTAATTAGCTCTTTTTCTAAAAACCTTGAACGTGTCTTTAATAATCGTAGGATACAGAACAC contains:
- the zeb2b gene encoding zinc finger E-box-binding homeobox 2b isoform X2, whose amino-acid sequence is MKQEIMADGPRCKRRKQANPRRKNALNYENVVETGSETEEEDKLPVSEEDPLINGTGSPASLTNPEASPRAESHGLLTKEEEDDEMRDSGVEHIWPDNDMLSASVDGTDEIKDDFDTLGPDATLQAVGNGTVKSVDCTSEFEDFFSKRKLDDSDSHVVSIAEYLQRGDTAIIYPEAPEELSRLGTPEATGPEENDLPPGTPDAFAQLLTCPYCDRGYKRLTSLKEHIKYRHEKNEENFACPLCNYTFAYRTQLERHMATHKPARDQHQLLNQAAGNRKFKCTECGKAFKYKHHLKEHLRIHSGEKPYECPNCKKRFSHSGSYSSHISSKKCIGLIAVNGRMRSNMKTGSSPTSASSSPTNSAITQLRQKLENGKPLGLPEHNNHLSIKTEPLDFNDYKLMMASHGFGAPGPFMNGGMGGNSPLGVHHNSTAQSPLQHLGMAGLESQLLCYPGPLANNLSEVQKVLQIVDNTVCRQKMDCKPEELSKLKAYMKELGSQVEEQKQVLTSTGSQVGLPLVNHNGATKSIIDYTLEKVNEAKACLQSLTTDSKRQISNIKREKSNHMLEGGVEEKVQENNMFTPYACQYCKETFTGPIPLHQHERYLCKMNEEIKAVLQPSENLMPNKPGIFMEKNTHLSSSMLSEKGLTGPLNPYRDHMSVLKAYFAMNMEPNSEELLKISIAVGLPQEFVKEWFEQRKMYQYGTNRTPPLEHRNNMDMVVGTNNHHTPPKDSMAARSPVSLMKPTDPITSPSIAELHNNVNNCDNPLRHLKNHQYGNSAKPTGEKLDHSRSNTPSPLNLSSTSSKNSHSSSYTPNSLTSEDLQAEPLDLSLPRLMKEPKHALTVKSRPKVNSITIDHNSIPSPREHFEEPLNLAYLKKEFSGSTNNGNLEKSTSPIFGINPFAAKPLYTSLPPQSAFPPATFMPPMQASIPGLRPYPGMDQMGFLPHMAYTYAAGAATFAEMQQRRKYQRKPGFQGDLLDGTPDYMSGLDDMTDPDSCLSRKKIKKTESGMYACDLCDKTFQKSSSLLRHKYEHTGKRPHQCQICKKAFKHKHHLIEHSRLHSGEKPYQCDKCGKRFSHSGSYSQHMNHRYSYCKREAEEREAAEREAREKGHLEPTELLMSRAYLQGMTPQGYPELAEREAILRHDAVNGGIREGRKEVDGTYAKIGRRDDEFEEEEEESKSMDTDPDTLRDEEENGEHSMDDSSLDGKTETKSDHEDTMEDGM